The sequence ACGCCCGTGACGTGCGGGCGACGATGCTGGCGGACGAACGTGGCGGCGACGAGGCCGTCGAACAGCTGAAACCGTACGCCGAGATGGAATCAGACATCGACGAGGTCGGTCCGAGCGACGAGGAGTACCTGACCGCGAGCGGCGTCGACCCCGCTGCGGTCGAGCAGGCAGGCGAGCGAACGACGAAACAGCGACGATCGCGAAGTCAGCGCGAGGTCGTCCTCGACGCGCTGGACGACCTCGAGAATCCCGACGAAGCGGGGATCGTCGAATACGCCGCCGAGCGAGGTGTCCCGGCGGACTACGTGCGGACGGCCCTGGAGAAACTGCTGCGGAGGGGCGAGATCGCGGGTGGATCCGACGGGTATCGGTTACTGTAGCGGGCTCACCGCCCCAGATCCTCGTGTGCGCTCGCGAGGTGGCGCGAGGCGAGCGCGGCGAGCAAGGAGAGTTCGCCGG is a genomic window of Halanaeroarchaeum sulfurireducens containing:
- a CDS encoding DUF5817 domain-containing protein, with amino-acid sequence MYAVVGCSDCGALWVVQGRPETTSCPRCGSRHRFGALEKFVTTDDEDHARDVRATMLADERGGDEAVEQLKPYAEMESDIDEVGPSDEEYLTASGVDPAAVEQAGERTTKQRRSRSQREVVLDALDDLENPDEAGIVEYAAERGVPADYVRTALEKLLRRGEIAGGSDGYRLL